The Vicia villosa cultivar HV-30 ecotype Madison, WI linkage group LG1, Vvil1.0, whole genome shotgun sequence genome includes a region encoding these proteins:
- the LOC131659700 gene encoding uncharacterized protein LOC131659700 produces MNRILKQREKYNQIRTRLQDAKFKSKVVYLAIKGMQPTVLWCKLLWNNPASPRAQFTLWLACHDRLAMKERLHRFQLIDSPICVFCTNVETTQHLFFDCPGTRDIWYQILKWIWVLHHPSNWKTELDWFIKSCKGRGWKSILLKCAATETIYHTWKYKNAKFFGKDIHRNKIVKDILDATAYRVWENRKVRKQLAMIMV; encoded by the coding sequence ATGAACAGAATCCTCAAGCAAAGAGAGAAGTACAATCAGATCAGAACTAGGCTGCAAGATGCTAAATTCAAGTCAAAGGTTGTGTATCTAGCCATTAAGGGTATGCAGCCTACTGTGTTGTGGTGTAAGTTGTTATGGAATAACCCTGCTAGTCCCCGAGCCCAGTTTACTCTTTGGTTAGCTTGCCATGATAGATTGGCGATGAAGGAGCGTCTACATAGATTTCAATTGATTGATAGTCCCATTTGCGTTTTCTGCACCAATGTTGAAACCACCCAGCACCTTTTCTTTGATTGTCCAGGTACTAGAGACATTTGGTATCAAATTCTCAAGTGGATCTGGGTGTTGCATCATCCCTCAAACTGGAAGACAGAGCTGGATTGGTTTATAAAAAGCTGCAAAGGTAGAGGTTGGAAAAGTATCTTGTTAAAGTGTGCGGCTACGGAAACGATTTATCACACTTGGAAGTATAAAAATGCCAAATTTTTTGGAAAAGATATTCACAGAAACAAGATAGTGAAAGATATTTTAGATGCCACAGCGTATAGAGTTTGGGAGAATAGGAAAGTTAGAAAGCAATTAGCCATGATTATGGTTTAA
- the LOC131602280 gene encoding uncharacterized protein LOC131602280 gives MDDRNVKEGGGGEVDIESGLVIIEDDCGNTKIYCDFVGDSIKGDDRNSVVSMEMEKVTKLLPGKESVKSVESCLVKEKRKKSGNKKAAKPPRAPRGPSLDAADQKLIREITQLAMLKRARVERMKALKKMKAAKSLSPAPSSGVFSMVLTVVFCIVILLQGMSSSSGKSSVTSFQGSPVSAGGSETEAGLIAVQLQHHLNPSSIEHGAPSLESHKIVHGSYLHRKLR, from the exons ATGGATGATAGGAATGTGAAAGAGGGGGGTGGTGGTGAAGTTGATATTGAAAGTGGATTGGTAATAATTGAAGATGATTGTGGTAATACCAAAATTTATTGTGATTTTGTTGGAGATTCTATAAAAGGGGATGATAGAAATAGTGTGGTTTCCATGGAGATGGAGAAAGTGACCAAGTTGTTGCCGGGGAAAGAGTCTGTGAAAAGTGTGGAGAGTTGTTTAGTTAAGGAGAAGAGGAAAAAGTCTGGTAACAAGAAGGCGGCGAAACCTCCGCGAGCTCCACGAGGGCCGTCGTTGGATGCTGCTGACCAGAAGTTGATTAGGGAGATCACTCAGCTTGCCATGTTGAAGCGTGCGAGGGTGGAGCGGATGAAGGCGTTGAAGAAAATGAAAGCGGCTAAATCGTTGTCGCCGGCTCCGAGTAGTGGCGTGTTTTCGATGGTTTTGACTGTTGTCTTCTGTATTGTGATCTTACTACAAG GCATGTCATCATCATCTGGAAAGAGTTCAGTGACAAGTTTCCAAGGTTCTCCTGTATCTGCAGGAGGATCCGAGACCGAGGCTGGTCTTATTGCAGTTCAACTTCAACATCACTTGAATCCATCTTCAATTGAACATGGTGCACCTTCTTTAGAGTCTCACAA AATTGTACATGGTTCATATTTGCATAGAAAGCTGAGATGA